CTGTTTACCACAGGACCTTTTCACATGTCTAAAATTTTTGATTTTGTTAAACCTGGTGTTATCACGGGTGATGATGTACAGAAAGTTTTCGCAGTTGCCAAAGAAAATAACTTTGCATTGCCAGCGGTGAACTGTGTTGGTACGGATTCAATTAACGCCGTACTCGAAACGGCCGCGAAAGTGCGTGCGCCTGTTATTGTTCAGTTTTCAAACGGCGGTGCAGCATTTATCGCAGGTAAAGGTTTGAAAGCCGAAGGCCAACAAGCTGCGATTTTAGGTGCAATCTCTGGTGCTTATCATGTGCATCAAATGGCTGAGCACTATGGTGTGCCGGTTATTCTGCATACTGACCACTGTGCGAAAAAATTACTGCCATGGATTGATGGCCTGTTAGACGCAGGTGAAAAACACTACGCGAAAACTGGCAAACCACTGTTTTCTTCTCACATGATTGACCTGTCAGAAGAATCACTGGAAGAAAACATCGAAATCTGTGCTAAATATTTAGCGCGTATGGCTAAAATCGATATGACGCTGGAAATCGAATTAGGCTGTACTGGTGGTGAAGAAGACGGTGTTGATAACACAGGTATGGACAGCTCTGAGCTGTATACTCAACCAGAAGACGTTGCATACGCATACGAAAAACTGAATGCAGTGAGCCCACGTTTCACTATCGCTGCTTCTTTTGGTAACGTTCACGGTGTTTATAAACCAGGTAACGTTCAATTAACGCCAAAAATTCTGCGTAACTCACAAGACTACGTTTCAGAAAAATATAACCTGCCACACAACAGCTTAGACTTCGTATTCCACGGTGGTTCTGGCTCAAGCGCTGCTGAAATCAAAGAAGCTGTCGGCTACGGTGTTATCAAAATGAACATCGACACTGATACTCAGTGGGCAACTTGGGATGGTATTTTACAGTACTACAAAAAGAACGAAGGCTATCTGCAAGGTCAGTTAGGTAATCCAGAAGGTGCGGATAAACCTAACAAAAAATACTACGACCCACGTGTATGGCTGCGTAAAGCACAAGATTCAATGGTTGTTCGTTTAGAACAAGCTTTCAAAGAATTGAACTGTGTTGATGTTCTGTAATTAATACAGACTAAGCTTTGAATTGAAATCCCCCCAGTGAGGCAGCTTGCAGGGGGATTTTTTTATTGATTAATTGTTGGCGCCCCTGATGAAACCTTAG
The window above is part of the Providencia sp. R33 genome. Proteins encoded here:
- the fbaA gene encoding class II fructose-bisphosphate aldolase, which gives rise to MSKIFDFVKPGVITGDDVQKVFAVAKENNFALPAVNCVGTDSINAVLETAAKVRAPVIVQFSNGGAAFIAGKGLKAEGQQAAILGAISGAYHVHQMAEHYGVPVILHTDHCAKKLLPWIDGLLDAGEKHYAKTGKPLFSSHMIDLSEESLEENIEICAKYLARMAKIDMTLEIELGCTGGEEDGVDNTGMDSSELYTQPEDVAYAYEKLNAVSPRFTIAASFGNVHGVYKPGNVQLTPKILRNSQDYVSEKYNLPHNSLDFVFHGGSGSSAAEIKEAVGYGVIKMNIDTDTQWATWDGILQYYKKNEGYLQGQLGNPEGADKPNKKYYDPRVWLRKAQDSMVVRLEQAFKELNCVDVL